The Tripterygium wilfordii isolate XIE 37 chromosome 4, ASM1340144v1, whole genome shotgun sequence genome has a window encoding:
- the LOC119997693 gene encoding DNA repair protein XRCC3 homolog gives MAITPENLLNGPLSTQKCTLGCPILDRSLGGGVPCNSITEIVAESGSGKTQLCLQIALHFQLPVSHGGLAASSLYLHTEFPFPFRRLHQLSHSFCSLYNRLYNGVNYNPCDHLYVHSIHTADQLLDIMSKIESFLVNRNTQLPVKLIVIDSIAALFRSEFDNTPRELKRRSALFFKISGKLKALAKRFSLAVVVTNQVVDFMGPSEGINGVRVGNLGALYSSGRRVCAALGLAWANCVNSRLFLSREEEIVREDDALVDCSDGHNLCRRTTRFLHVIFAPHLPDTSCEFEITRDGVFGVERR, from the coding sequence ATGGCAATCACACCAGAAAACCTCCTAAATGGACCACTATCCACCCAAAAATGCACCCTTGGCTGCCCCATCCTCGACCGATCGCTAGGAGGCGGAGTGCCGTGCAATTCCATCACCGAGATTGTAGCGGAAAGCGGTTCCGGCAAGACCCAACTCTGCCTCCAAATCGCCCTCCACTTCCAGCTCCCTGTCTCACACGGCGGCCTTGCTGCCTCTTCTCTCTATCTCCACACGGAATTCCCATTTCCCTTTCGCCGACTTCATCAACTTTCCCATTCCTTTTGCTCTCTGTACAATCGCCTTTATAACGGCGTAAATTACAATCCATGTGATCATCTATATGTACATAGCATACACACTGCAGACCAATTGCTCGATATAATGTCCAAGATAGAGTCTTTTCTTGTGAACAGGAATACCCAACTGCCCGTTAAGCTAATTGTGATTGACTCAATCGCGGCACTATTTAGATCCGAGTTTGATAACACTCCGAGGGAACTTAAGCGGAGGTCGGCGCTGTTTTTCAAGATATCCGGAAAATTGAAGGCATTGGCTAAAAGGTTTAGTTTGGCTGTTGTAGTGACTAATCAGGTTGTTGATTTTATGGGACCAAGTGAGGGGATAAATGGGGTCAGAGTTGGGAATTTGGGAGCTTTGTACTCATCAGGTAGACGGGTTTGTGCTGCTCTGGGGCTGGCATGGGCCAATTGTGTGAATTCAAGGCTGTTCCTGTCTAGGGAGGAGGAGATTGTTCGAGAAGACGATGCATTGGTGGATTGCAGTGATGGTCATAACTTGTGTAGGCGAACAACGAGGTTTCTTCATGTGATTTTTGCACCTCATTTGCCTGATACATCATGTGAGTTTGAGATCACGAGAGATGGCGTTTTTGGAGTTGAAAGAAGATAA